The following are from one region of the Rhodopirellula sp. P2 genome:
- a CDS encoding response regulator transcription factor, producing MISPAWAGRYRINRCSSSHLRVLHFGRFLESVGCPEEITERPCQLMSNRLTIAVIDDDESIRTALRRLLQISGYSVMTFASAEAFLQETVTKDPDCLLLDIRLGGMTGLQLQQTLLKAERSIPTLFLTSHQDNSSRRTAMQAGAFDVLRKPIDAEVLLDSIRQALNRTQPITKPKRIG from the coding sequence ATGATTTCGCCTGCATGGGCCGGTCGCTACCGTATCAATCGTTGTAGTTCCAGCCATCTGAGGGTGCTTCACTTCGGTCGCTTTCTCGAATCGGTTGGTTGCCCTGAAGAGATCACGGAGCGGCCCTGCCAGTTGATGTCAAACCGATTGACCATTGCTGTGATCGACGATGACGAATCGATCCGCACCGCTCTGCGGCGTTTGCTGCAAATCAGTGGTTACTCGGTGATGACCTTCGCGTCGGCAGAAGCATTCCTTCAAGAGACGGTGACCAAGGATCCAGATTGTTTGTTGCTCGATATCCGGCTCGGGGGCATGACGGGTCTGCAACTGCAACAGACGCTATTGAAAGCGGAACGCAGCATTCCAACGTTATTTTTGACGTCGCATCAGGACAACTCATCCCGGCGAACCGCAATGCAAGCTGGAGCCTTCGATGTGCTCCGCAAACCGATCGACGCCGAAGTATTGCTCGACTCGATCCGCCAAGCGTTGAACCGCACCCAACCAATCACAAAGCCGAAAAGAATCGGTTGA
- the deoC gene encoding deoxyribose-phosphate aldolase: MADYQYHDVSKMVDHSLLPPTLTEADLDSGIELAIAYEVASVCILPYYLKRCAERLAGTGVKASTTIGFPHGGHTTAIKKAEAEQAIQDGCEELDFVVNISQVLSGGWDYVQNEIGAVTELTHAAGQKIKVIFENCYLQDEHKIRLCEICTELQVDWVKTSTGYGTGGATMDDLRLMRQHSGENVQVKAAGGVRDLKTLLEVRSLGVTRCGASRTAEMLGEARQQLGLPAISITATGSSGY, encoded by the coding sequence ATGGCTGACTACCAGTACCACGACGTTTCCAAAATGGTGGACCACTCTCTGCTTCCACCCACGCTGACCGAAGCCGACCTGGATTCCGGAATCGAGTTGGCGATTGCCTACGAAGTCGCCAGTGTTTGCATCCTGCCTTACTACTTGAAACGCTGCGCCGAACGACTGGCGGGAACCGGTGTGAAAGCATCGACCACCATTGGTTTCCCACACGGTGGCCACACCACTGCGATCAAGAAAGCCGAAGCCGAGCAAGCCATCCAAGATGGCTGCGAAGAACTTGACTTCGTCGTCAACATCTCGCAGGTCCTCAGCGGTGGCTGGGACTACGTTCAAAACGAGATCGGTGCGGTGACCGAACTGACGCATGCGGCCGGACAAAAGATCAAGGTGATCTTCGAGAACTGCTACCTGCAAGACGAACACAAAATCCGCCTGTGTGAAATCTGCACGGAGCTCCAAGTCGACTGGGTCAAAACCTCCACCGGCTACGGCACCGGCGGGGCGACGATGGACGACCTGCGTCTGATGCGACAACACTCCGGCGAGAATGTTCAGGTCAAAGCCGCCGGCGGCGTCCGAGACCTGAAGACACTTCTGGAAGTACGGTCCCTCGGAGTGACCCGATGCGGTGCCAGCCGAACCGCCGAAATGCTCGGCGAAGCCCGCCAACAACTCGGCTTGCCGGCAATCAGCATCACCGCCACCGGCAGCTCCGGTTACTGA
- a CDS encoding DUF1583 domain-containing protein: MQNATRPSVLTRLGFIAVVVVSHGCFLSAAHGQPAKQAASLNTASVNENIDAGTSITPLDEYVRESLIGSDLFADNVLEIRRLASQVPADERLDFLCQWILPSPSHASFRVSGDLPPTNPSPSVRREAAFETHDSSIISPVYDALKLAKQQEKLGELRQRVASTVPRGSRDAQARLALLALIDLERGDETDAEESIALLHELMSKATEHSLAELWPVALVAHRGISQSARPRALGELVSFLHQTCVVRNRSNLPNSFVSQIRRISTEFFGREWASSDEGVQQIYEWTADYLQEWIPIREATASRRGNGDAVAQWIQDKSGAVILRGGSHNEYLAFATPLQGNYSVEAELAAKKLGQILSAGRFVGLGYRDNHYRSGVLSWGLDNIELNKPFEKLDGWIHYRSTINDNTQTVHLNGRQVQEESVASNAAPWLAMRSWHQDNAHFRHLRIGGAPEIPDEVSLLTSRGLSGWTDYYGGSRPEYKGHWKRVATARGETLIVNPKREDLPRSHCESLLRYFRPLMNGDRVEYDFFYDPGKVSAHPALDRLAFLITSDGVAEHWITDGCFDRSQLRPDNMVVRSDHQRHEGTVPLRPSQWNHIELQLVDNTIQLSLNEQLIYERPLDDESDRTFGLFHFADRGELRAKGLTLRGNWPRQLSEPQSLADPLPAQLQSDLAGLTSVFTHDFRNEEDTTRYFNANTLRTSGSAITTEDGLRLSAASFGPWKQFGASPQFSLRGDFDVIAELSQATFPESAEIARVALSISLNDSLSRKLVTATGIASGQGRHLLGSINLNHPDGTMQFQSRRRTSESTSGRLRIARRDDEVSFLFAEEGSDHWQMLHRETASDGEVPVGGIQLLCIAKGSGTTAAVWRNLTLQAEEMMVSPSADPKPVLSVIRLDGTELQDLAEPTGPLTQVGSPDWSPDGTQIAYDQQAGSTLTARLMRIEKSGGAPVDLGFGSMPTFSPDGKRLAFSAARQGVGIMNADGSNRRILDPRGWGIQWSPLPNLLAYSIGGNLLVWDRNTSSSRPILQGPDATRYSYIYWNMCWSPDGKQIAIKGRRRDNSNDEVAVVTLSPPNRLQVLATPAKVGGDFGWSSDSRDLLFPMLDAESRRTRLHSIDVTAPGLPMPWPNQPNDRQIAGVDLSHDGKWLAITARPEPRVVPWETRPDSSPEQAPVR; this comes from the coding sequence ATGCAAAATGCAACTCGACCGTCAGTGCTGACCCGTCTTGGCTTCATCGCGGTTGTTGTCGTGTCTCACGGGTGCTTCCTGTCCGCTGCACATGGTCAACCAGCCAAGCAGGCGGCTTCACTGAACACCGCATCGGTGAACGAGAATATTGATGCAGGAACCTCAATCACCCCACTCGACGAATACGTTCGAGAGTCACTCATCGGATCGGACCTGTTCGCCGACAACGTGCTGGAGATCCGAAGACTCGCATCCCAGGTACCTGCCGACGAACGCTTGGATTTCCTTTGTCAGTGGATTTTGCCTTCGCCGTCCCACGCGAGCTTTCGTGTGTCAGGTGATTTGCCCCCAACCAACCCGTCACCGTCCGTTCGGCGTGAAGCCGCATTTGAAACGCACGATTCATCGATCATCTCACCAGTTTATGACGCGTTGAAACTTGCAAAACAACAAGAAAAACTGGGGGAGTTACGCCAAAGAGTGGCGTCAACTGTCCCGCGAGGTTCGCGCGACGCTCAAGCACGCCTGGCGTTGTTGGCACTGATTGATTTGGAGCGAGGTGACGAGACCGACGCAGAAGAATCCATTGCGTTGCTTCACGAACTGATGTCCAAGGCGACCGAACATTCACTCGCAGAACTTTGGCCGGTCGCTCTGGTGGCCCACCGCGGGATCAGCCAGTCGGCTCGACCACGAGCGTTGGGAGAATTGGTCTCCTTTCTTCATCAAACCTGTGTCGTTCGCAATCGATCGAATCTCCCGAACTCATTCGTCAGCCAAATCCGACGAATCAGCACGGAGTTCTTCGGTCGTGAATGGGCGTCCTCCGACGAAGGCGTCCAACAGATTTATGAGTGGACGGCAGACTACCTGCAGGAGTGGATTCCGATTCGAGAAGCGACCGCATCGAGACGAGGAAATGGTGATGCCGTTGCCCAATGGATTCAGGACAAGTCCGGAGCGGTGATTCTCCGCGGAGGCAGCCACAACGAATACCTGGCGTTTGCGACGCCATTGCAAGGCAACTACAGCGTTGAAGCGGAGCTCGCAGCCAAGAAGCTCGGTCAAATCCTGTCGGCTGGACGATTTGTTGGTCTTGGTTACCGAGACAACCACTATCGCAGCGGTGTGCTGAGCTGGGGACTCGACAACATCGAACTGAACAAGCCTTTCGAGAAACTCGACGGCTGGATTCACTACCGCTCGACAATCAACGACAACACTCAAACCGTCCACTTGAATGGGCGACAAGTCCAGGAAGAATCGGTCGCTTCTAACGCAGCACCGTGGCTGGCGATGCGAAGTTGGCATCAAGACAACGCGCATTTCCGGCACCTTCGAATTGGAGGTGCCCCCGAGATCCCTGACGAAGTCTCCTTGCTGACCTCGCGTGGACTATCGGGCTGGACGGACTATTACGGTGGCTCGCGCCCCGAATACAAAGGTCACTGGAAACGCGTCGCCACCGCACGTGGGGAGACGTTGATCGTTAATCCCAAACGCGAGGATTTGCCTCGGTCTCATTGCGAAAGTCTGCTTCGGTATTTCCGACCACTGATGAATGGGGATCGTGTGGAATACGACTTCTTCTACGATCCGGGAAAGGTGAGTGCGCATCCGGCGTTGGATCGCCTCGCCTTTCTGATCACCAGCGACGGCGTGGCCGAGCACTGGATCACCGACGGGTGTTTTGACCGCAGTCAATTGCGTCCTGACAACATGGTCGTTCGATCAGACCACCAGCGTCACGAAGGAACCGTTCCGCTGAGACCGTCGCAGTGGAATCACATCGAATTGCAATTGGTCGACAACACGATCCAGCTTTCATTGAATGAGCAGCTCATCTACGAACGCCCCTTGGACGATGAAAGCGACCGCACTTTCGGGCTGTTCCACTTTGCCGATCGTGGAGAACTGAGAGCCAAAGGACTCACACTGCGTGGCAATTGGCCCCGACAACTGTCCGAGCCACAATCACTCGCGGATCCCCTTCCCGCTCAGCTTCAGTCTGATCTTGCCGGTTTGACTTCCGTTTTCACACACGACTTTCGAAATGAAGAGGACACGACTCGCTACTTCAACGCGAATACGCTGAGAACAAGCGGCAGTGCAATCACAACCGAGGACGGTTTGCGTCTGTCGGCGGCTTCATTCGGACCGTGGAAGCAGTTTGGTGCCTCCCCTCAATTCTCGTTGCGTGGTGACTTCGACGTCATAGCTGAATTGAGTCAAGCCACGTTCCCTGAGTCCGCTGAAATTGCTCGCGTGGCCCTCTCAATTTCGCTGAACGATTCGTTGTCGCGCAAATTGGTAACCGCGACGGGAATTGCCAGCGGGCAAGGAAGACATCTGCTGGGTTCCATCAACCTGAATCATCCTGATGGGACCATGCAGTTCCAATCGAGGCGGCGCACCAGTGAGTCGACCTCAGGGCGATTGAGAATTGCTCGACGAGATGATGAGGTCTCCTTCCTGTTTGCTGAGGAAGGCTCCGACCATTGGCAAATGCTTCACCGAGAGACCGCCTCGGATGGCGAAGTTCCCGTGGGAGGCATTCAGCTTCTTTGCATCGCGAAGGGCAGCGGGACAACGGCAGCGGTTTGGAGGAATCTCACACTGCAGGCCGAGGAAATGATGGTGTCGCCATCGGCTGATCCCAAACCGGTTCTTTCGGTGATTCGACTCGACGGAACGGAGCTGCAAGATTTGGCCGAGCCGACTGGGCCCCTGACTCAGGTCGGGTCGCCGGATTGGTCGCCCGATGGAACACAAATCGCCTACGACCAGCAAGCCGGCAGCACTTTGACAGCTCGGCTGATGCGAATCGAAAAATCCGGTGGGGCCCCGGTCGATCTGGGGTTTGGATCGATGCCAACGTTCTCCCCTGATGGCAAGCGGCTCGCGTTTTCGGCTGCCCGCCAAGGCGTTGGAATCATGAACGCTGACGGTTCCAATCGCAGGATTCTTGATCCGCGGGGATGGGGAATCCAGTGGTCTCCACTCCCCAACCTGCTCGCTTACAGCATCGGCGGGAACCTCCTCGTCTGGGACCGCAACACGTCATCCAGCCGCCCGATTTTGCAGGGGCCGGATGCGACTCGATACAGCTACATCTACTGGAACATGTGCTGGTCCCCGGACGGCAAACAGATCGCCATCAAGGGAAGACGTCGCGACAACTCGAATGATGAAGTGGCCGTCGTCACACTGTCACCCCCGAATCGGCTTCAAGTCCTTGCCACGCCAGCGAAAGTCGGCGGTGACTTTGGTTGGTCGTCAGACAGTCGCGATTTACTGTTTCCGATGTTAGACGCCGAATCACGACGGACTCGATTGCATTCAATCGACGTGACGGCTCCGGGCTTGCCAATGCCATGGCCCAATCAACCAAACGATCGGCAGATCGCTGGAGTGGACCTGTCCCACGATGGCAAATGGCTGGCCATCACCGCCAGACCCGAACCGCGAGTCGTCCCCTGGGAAACGCGACCGGATTCGTCGCCTGAGCAGGCCCCCGTCCGCTGA
- a CDS encoding HAD family hydrolase gives MRFTRLSTFTASVAMLLAGSATAVASDPLPSWNDNAAKQSVMAFVERVTQKGSPDFVPVEERVATFDNDGTLWSEQPYYFQLAFALDRVKAMAPDHPEWKTKQPFKGVLEGDLKAVLAGGKKSLIEIIAATHAGMTADEFERIVTDWISTAKHPKTGRLYKEMIYQPMLELLAYLRANEFKTYIVSGGGIEFMRPWTEATYGIPPEQVVGSSIKTRYEVRDGKPVIVRLPEVDFVDDKEGKPVGIHSHIGRRPIFAAGNSDGDLQMLQYATIGRSPSFGLIVHHTDAEREWAYDRQSHIGQLDQALDDAKQTGWTVVDMKQDWKAIYPNK, from the coding sequence ATGAGATTCACTCGCCTTTCGACCTTCACCGCATCCGTCGCAATGTTGCTGGCCGGTTCTGCCACTGCAGTGGCCAGCGATCCGCTTCCTTCCTGGAATGACAACGCGGCGAAGCAATCCGTCATGGCGTTTGTCGAGCGTGTCACGCAAAAGGGTTCACCCGACTTCGTCCCGGTGGAAGAGCGTGTTGCGACCTTCGACAATGACGGAACGCTGTGGAGTGAGCAGCCCTACTACTTCCAACTCGCCTTTGCCTTGGATCGTGTCAAAGCGATGGCACCGGATCACCCTGAATGGAAAACCAAACAACCGTTCAAGGGTGTCCTGGAGGGCGATCTCAAAGCCGTCCTGGCCGGCGGGAAGAAGTCGCTGATTGAGATCATCGCTGCCACCCATGCCGGCATGACCGCCGACGAGTTTGAACGGATTGTCACCGATTGGATCTCGACCGCGAAACATCCCAAGACCGGACGGCTGTACAAGGAAATGATCTATCAGCCGATGCTGGAATTGCTAGCGTATCTTCGGGCCAACGAGTTCAAGACCTACATCGTCTCAGGCGGTGGGATCGAGTTCATGCGGCCGTGGACAGAAGCCACCTACGGCATTCCACCGGAGCAGGTTGTCGGCAGCAGCATCAAGACACGCTACGAGGTTCGCGACGGCAAACCCGTCATCGTACGGTTGCCCGAGGTTGATTTCGTGGACGACAAAGAAGGCAAGCCGGTGGGCATTCATTCGCACATTGGCCGACGTCCCATCTTTGCAGCAGGCAACTCCGACGGCGATTTGCAAATGCTCCAGTACGCGACGATTGGCCGATCCCCGAGTTTCGGCTTGATCGTGCATCACACGGATGCGGAACGCGAATGGGCTTACGATCGGCAATCACATATCGGCCAACTCGACCAAGCCCTCGACGACGCAAAACAAACAGGCTGGACGGTTGTCGATATGAAGCAGGACTGGAAAGCAATCTACCCAAACAAGTGA
- a CDS encoding sensor histidine kinase, translating to MPSDSLVRGTSMTVALAIWWCHATTAVAEFRNETKSQNVVVVYSYGDVLPANEIVDRVLRENLQSGGDSHVEVYNEYLDISRFPEAEHLQRTRKLLQEKYLDRDVDLVIAGGSVALEFLLEHRESLFADSPLIYTCVGSERILEDDRFKNLTGIQMRLDLVATLDLALTLQPGAEDLVVITGASQLDRDWKQSTDEQLSQSHHDARLKVTHWSGLPMEDLIQQVQSLPKQTIVLFLLCMQDGNGEHFFSPEVVQRLADVSPAPLYGVYNTYHGKGIVGGHFATFEDLAKATAELARQVLHGNNPQEASDVTKAPIHNHLDWRQLQHWGLDQSRAPLDSVVAFRELSAWERYPGRIAAAATLIVIQAGLIAVLLVQIRRRRKAEQAQLASQEVARRQRDELARVNRVATVGELSTSIAHEVNQPLSAIVSNAQAAIRLLQQTPPDTDEVAAALQDIAGDGNRAAGILKHVRSLSKKEQPTRVLLDLNTIVRDVLRLVAPDAVSRGIVIHEELDRNLPPIAGDEIGLQQVILNLLINAGQAMQDVQHDPQQIIVRTTHDDESVRLSVEDSGVGLDEDQLQEVFHPFFTTRSGGIGMGLSISQSIVESHEGQIWVTRNASDGVTFHVRLTTATDTVNR from the coding sequence ATGCCAAGTGATTCCCTCGTTCGTGGAACATCGATGACGGTGGCGCTGGCGATTTGGTGGTGCCATGCGACGACCGCTGTGGCGGAATTTCGAAACGAAACGAAGAGTCAAAATGTCGTTGTCGTTTACTCTTACGGTGATGTGCTGCCCGCAAACGAGATTGTCGACCGAGTGCTGCGAGAGAACCTGCAGTCGGGCGGTGATTCACACGTCGAGGTATACAACGAATATCTCGACATCTCCCGGTTCCCCGAAGCAGAACATCTTCAGCGAACACGGAAACTGCTTCAGGAGAAGTATTTGGATCGAGACGTTGACCTGGTGATCGCCGGTGGTTCGGTTGCCTTGGAATTCTTGCTGGAGCATCGTGAATCTTTGTTCGCGGACTCTCCGCTGATCTACACCTGCGTCGGCAGCGAAAGGATCTTGGAAGACGATCGCTTCAAGAATCTCACCGGCATCCAGATGCGGCTCGACTTGGTCGCGACGCTGGATCTCGCCCTCACGCTTCAACCGGGGGCCGAGGATTTGGTTGTCATCACGGGAGCCTCTCAGCTCGATCGTGATTGGAAGCAGTCGACAGACGAGCAACTGAGTCAATCACACCATGATGCGAGGCTCAAGGTCACTCATTGGAGTGGTTTGCCAATGGAAGACTTGATCCAACAAGTTCAGTCGCTTCCGAAACAGACAATCGTGTTGTTTTTGCTGTGCATGCAAGACGGCAATGGCGAGCACTTCTTCTCGCCCGAGGTTGTGCAGCGATTGGCCGACGTTTCGCCAGCACCGCTGTATGGTGTCTACAACACGTATCACGGCAAGGGGATCGTGGGCGGGCACTTCGCGACGTTCGAGGATTTGGCCAAAGCGACCGCGGAGTTAGCACGACAGGTCCTCCATGGTAACAATCCACAGGAGGCGTCGGATGTCACCAAAGCCCCCATTCACAATCATCTCGATTGGCGACAACTGCAGCACTGGGGATTGGATCAGTCGCGTGCTCCACTTGATAGCGTCGTCGCGTTTCGTGAACTTTCCGCTTGGGAACGCTATCCCGGTCGAATCGCCGCGGCGGCCACGCTGATCGTGATCCAAGCCGGTTTGATCGCTGTGTTGCTCGTGCAAATCCGTCGAAGACGCAAAGCAGAGCAGGCACAGCTGGCCAGCCAAGAGGTCGCCCGTCGGCAACGAGACGAACTGGCGCGAGTCAATCGTGTGGCGACCGTGGGCGAGTTATCCACTTCGATTGCCCATGAGGTGAACCAACCGCTCTCGGCGATCGTCAGCAACGCGCAAGCCGCCATCAGGCTTCTGCAACAGACACCACCGGATACCGACGAGGTCGCAGCGGCTCTGCAAGACATCGCAGGAGACGGAAATCGCGCCGCCGGCATCCTGAAACACGTCCGTTCTCTTTCGAAAAAAGAACAACCAACGCGTGTGCTTTTGGACCTCAACACAATCGTTCGCGACGTGCTCCGGCTCGTCGCACCGGACGCCGTGAGTCGTGGCATTGTGATTCATGAAGAACTCGATCGAAACCTGCCTCCAATTGCGGGAGACGAAATCGGGCTCCAGCAAGTCATCTTGAACCTCCTGATCAACGCGGGGCAGGCGATGCAGGACGTCCAACACGATCCACAACAAATCATCGTGCGAACGACACACGATGACGAGTCCGTTCGATTGAGCGTCGAGGACAGCGGTGTCGGGCTGGACGAAGACCAATTGCAGGAAGTATTTCATCCATTTTTCACAACTCGGTCCGGTGGAATCGGCATGGGGTTGTCGATCAGTCAATCCATTGTCGAATCGCATGAAGGACAGATTTGGGTAACGCGAAACGCGTCTGACGGCGTGACGTTTCACGTTCGCCTAACCACCGCAACCGACACAGTGAACCGATGA
- a CDS encoding arylsulfatase, translated as MVRAAEQPNIVVLISDDTGYGDLGCYGGGAGRGMPTPNLDRLANEGMQLWSFYGQASCTAGRAAMITGRFPNRSGMTTVAFQGQGGGLPAAEWTYASLLKKAGYNTFFAGKWHLGEDAYAMPTAHGFDVMRNAFLYHLNAYTYPLESFNPGMEPELREAFTKITTGILEGEAGKPAREVAKVTDENIAEIDVMTTTASLEYLEKFAKEDKPFLMSINFAKNHQPNLPAKGYELKSPAKSKYADCVVELDDNVGKIMDKIRELGIDDNTLVFYTVDNGAWQDVHPDAGYTPFRGSKGTAREGGHRVPAIVWWPGKIQPGSDSHEIVGGLDMLATFASVAGVDLPEKDREGEPIVFDSQDMTPLLTGKTEDWKRNKWYFFTESDLSPDAIRYGKWKAVFNQRGDNGAMAGSNAPAAELGWRGPQKYAATVPAVYDLWQDPQERYDLFMNSFTEKTWTMVLFNKATSELMKTYEANPPRKLQSETYTGPLSIERFRKIDEIKSLLKKKGIDLKELQD; from the coding sequence ATGGTTCGCGCCGCAGAGCAACCGAACATTGTCGTCCTGATTTCTGACGACACCGGTTATGGCGACCTCGGTTGTTACGGCGGCGGAGCAGGTCGTGGGATGCCAACGCCCAACCTGGATCGCCTGGCGAACGAGGGCATGCAGCTCTGGTCGTTTTACGGTCAAGCCAGTTGCACCGCCGGTCGCGCGGCGATGATCACAGGCCGTTTCCCCAACCGGAGTGGCATGACCACGGTCGCGTTCCAAGGTCAAGGCGGAGGATTGCCCGCTGCGGAATGGACTTACGCGTCGCTCCTCAAGAAAGCCGGGTACAACACCTTCTTCGCTGGAAAATGGCACTTGGGCGAAGACGCGTACGCCATGCCAACGGCTCACGGTTTTGATGTGATGCGGAACGCGTTTCTGTACCACCTCAACGCGTACACTTACCCGCTCGAATCGTTCAATCCTGGAATGGAACCTGAACTACGCGAAGCCTTCACCAAGATCACAACCGGGATCCTCGAAGGCGAAGCCGGCAAACCAGCTCGGGAAGTCGCGAAAGTCACCGACGAGAACATCGCTGAAATCGATGTGATGACGACCACAGCATCGCTGGAATACCTTGAGAAGTTTGCCAAGGAAGACAAACCATTCTTGATGAGCATCAACTTCGCCAAGAACCACCAACCCAACCTTCCCGCCAAAGGTTACGAACTGAAGTCGCCTGCGAAAAGCAAATACGCCGATTGCGTGGTCGAGTTGGACGACAACGTCGGAAAGATCATGGACAAGATCCGTGAACTCGGTATCGATGACAACACACTGGTCTTCTACACCGTCGACAACGGAGCCTGGCAAGACGTTCACCCCGACGCCGGCTACACACCGTTTCGTGGTAGCAAGGGAACCGCACGCGAAGGCGGACACCGCGTCCCGGCAATCGTTTGGTGGCCCGGTAAAATCCAACCCGGCAGCGACTCCCACGAGATCGTCGGTGGACTCGACATGCTCGCCACATTCGCGTCGGTCGCGGGCGTGGATCTTCCTGAAAAAGACCGCGAAGGCGAGCCCATTGTCTTTGACAGTCAGGACATGACACCGCTTCTGACCGGGAAAACAGAAGACTGGAAACGAAACAAATGGTACTTCTTCACCGAATCGGATCTCTCACCCGACGCCATTCGTTACGGCAAATGGAAAGCCGTTTTCAACCAGCGCGGCGACAACGGTGCCATGGCCGGCAGCAACGCCCCGGCGGCTGAACTGGGATGGCGAGGACCGCAAAAGTATGCAGCCACCGTCCCAGCGGTCTATGATCTCTGGCAGGATCCTCAAGAACGCTACGACTTGTTCATGAACAGCTTCACCGAGAAAACGTGGACGATGGTTCTCTTCAACAAGGCCACGTCCGAGTTGATGAAGACCTACGAAGCCAACCCGCCACGCAAACTTCAAAGTGAGACTTACACCGGCCCGCTGTCGATCGAACGATTCCGGAAGATCGACGAAATCAAATCGTTGCTGAAAAAGAAAGGCATCGATCTGAAAGAGCTGCAGGACTGA
- a CDS encoding response regulator transcription factor, giving the protein MSVNNATVYIVDDDESVRKAKARLLKSVGLQVELFGSAREFLDHQRSDVPGCLLLDVRMPGLSGLDMQQRLKETQQDLPIVFMSAHGDIPMSVRAIKAGATDFLPKPVDDQKLLDAVGQAIDQNILSRRSNGELGHIHQRLRSLTPREQEVLALVVDGLPNKQIANRLGISQPTVKSHRRHLMDKMEASSIAELARMVEKSAATSTKG; this is encoded by the coding sequence ATGTCCGTGAACAACGCCACCGTCTACATCGTTGACGACGACGAATCGGTTCGAAAAGCAAAAGCACGCCTGTTGAAATCAGTCGGGTTGCAAGTCGAGTTGTTCGGTTCGGCGCGAGAGTTCCTGGACCACCAGCGTTCCGATGTTCCCGGTTGTTTGTTGCTGGACGTGCGAATGCCTGGTCTAAGCGGATTGGACATGCAACAGCGTTTGAAAGAGACGCAGCAAGATTTACCGATCGTGTTCATGAGCGCCCACGGCGACATTCCCATGTCGGTTCGAGCGATCAAGGCGGGAGCGACGGATTTCCTCCCCAAGCCTGTCGACGATCAAAAGCTGCTCGACGCGGTGGGCCAAGCGATCGACCAAAACATCCTCTCCCGGCGCAGCAACGGCGAACTGGGGCACATCCATCAACGTCTCCGTTCGCTGACTCCTCGCGAACAAGAAGTGTTGGCGTTGGTCGTGGACGGATTGCCGAACAAGCAAATCGCCAACCGGCTCGGCATCTCTCAGCCGACCGTGAAGAGCCACCGTCGCCATCTGATGGACAAGATGGAGGCCTCATCGATCGCCGAATTGGCTCGCATGGTGGAAAAATCGGCGGCGACCTCTACGAAAGGATGA
- a CDS encoding alpha/beta hydrolase: protein MTLHPQAQTFVAWLREAQPPRWEELGVEKARRGFAALVDSFGEGPRMQTVEDRLVEETTVDGQRLSVPVRLYRPAGLPVVAPVIMFYHGGGWVLGDVESHDSTCRRLADASGAVVVSVAYRLAPESPFPGPVQDCFVATKAIAKMAGELSLDAGRMAVMGDSAGGNLAAAVALLAKDDPNVLVKYAVLVYPVVTPTFDSGSYCKFESGFGLTKRTMQWFWANYFGREAADLFDVDACEVTDPLADLMKSDFRGFPPTHVLVAGYDVLRDEGLALADKMEASGVRVTRENASDMLHGFVHFAGRFETGVTTMRSLGKRIANQLG, encoded by the coding sequence ATGACACTTCATCCGCAAGCTCAAACGTTTGTCGCTTGGTTGCGAGAAGCTCAGCCGCCACGCTGGGAAGAGCTCGGTGTTGAAAAGGCTCGCCGTGGGTTTGCTGCTTTGGTCGACAGCTTTGGCGAAGGGCCGAGGATGCAAACCGTCGAAGATCGTCTGGTGGAAGAAACCACCGTCGACGGCCAGCGGCTGTCCGTGCCTGTTCGGCTGTATCGTCCCGCCGGTTTGCCGGTCGTTGCTCCCGTGATCATGTTCTATCACGGCGGCGGTTGGGTGCTGGGGGACGTTGAGTCGCATGATTCGACCTGCCGTCGTTTGGCGGATGCTTCCGGGGCGGTGGTGGTGTCGGTTGCCTATCGCTTGGCACCTGAGTCGCCATTTCCGGGGCCCGTTCAGGATTGCTTTGTCGCGACGAAAGCGATCGCGAAAATGGCGGGGGAATTGAGTTTGGACGCGGGGCGGATGGCGGTGATGGGCGACAGTGCGGGAGGGAACTTGGCGGCGGCGGTGGCGTTGCTCGCCAAAGACGATCCCAATGTCTTGGTCAAGTACGCCGTGTTGGTGTATCCCGTGGTGACGCCAACGTTTGATTCCGGGTCGTACTGCAAATTTGAATCGGGATTTGGGCTGACCAAGCGGACGATGCAGTGGTTCTGGGCGAACTACTTCGGCCGGGAGGCAGCGGACCTCTTTGACGTCGACGCTTGCGAGGTGACGGATCCACTGGCGGATTTGATGAAGTCGGATTTTCGCGGGTTTCCGCCCACGCATGTCTTGGTGGCGGGCTATGACGTGTTGCGCGACGAAGGGTTGGCTCTGGCGGACAAGATGGAAGCCTCCGGTGTGCGAGTGACTCGCGAAAACGCCTCGGACATGCTGCACGGGTTTGTTCATTTCGCCGGGCGGTTTGAGACGGGAGTCACCACAATGCGGTCACTGGGCAAGCGAATTGCGAATCAGCTGGGCTGA